CGCGCCAGCTTCGGAGCGCTCGCCAGCCCGACGGCCGCGCCGATGAACACGGCGACGAACAGCAGACCGAACGAGGCGTCACCACCGCCGAGACTCGACGAGTACGGCTTGGCCGAACCGATCACCGCGCCACCCGCGGCGAACGCACCGGCCATGCCGATCAGCAACCCACGGATGAGCGGCGTGGTCTTCACGAAGCGCACGCCGTCCCGCACCAAGCTGCGGAACCCACCGGACTCCCGCTCCGGCTTGCGCACCACCTGCTCTCGGCTCGTCTCCGGCATCGGGTGCACGTTGCGCAGCGACAGTTCCGGAATCCGCGCGATCAGCAACGCGCTCGCCAGGTAGAGCAACCCGTTGATGACGACGACGATCTTGGCCGTACCGAACTCCCCCAACAGGTCCGGCGGCAGATTGAGTGTCGTCTGGATGCCGGTGAGAATCGCGTAGATTCCGGCACCGGTGACGACGGACACCCCGTACGTCATCACCATTCCGAGTTGATTCGCCGTTTCGACCTGGTCGCGTCGACGAAGCAGATTGGGGACCGCCGCGTCCTTCGACGGAATCCACATCATGGCCGCGGAGCCGACGAGGAAGTTGGCGATGAACAACCACAGTGGAGTACCGACGACGGCAATCGAAATCAGCAAGCCGAAACGCACGAGATCCGCAACGATCATGATCTTGCGGCGGTCGAAACGATCGGCGAGCATTCCCCCCAGCGGCGCGAACAGCAGTCCGGGAAGCAACTGAGTCAGCACGATCCCGGCAAAAGCGAAGTTTTGGGCCGCGTAGTCGTCGGTCAGCTTCGTGACCAGGCCGGTCAGGGCCAGCAGGGACAGCCAGTCGGCCACACTGCACAGATACGTGACGCCCCAGAGCCGCCGGAACGGCCGGATGGCCAGAACGCGACGTACCCTCCCCACGGTTGACGCTTCATTGGACGCGGCGGATCGCGCCTCGCCACCCCGCGTTCCCTGCTTCGACTCGTTGATGGACCCCACCCCATAACACTCGGCATTGCCGTGCGCTCAGGGTAGCGCCGCGCCAAGAACACACGCTTGAGAACCGGGAATGTCACTGCACGTATTCGACACAGCACGAATGGTGCCGGGTCGAGTTCAGTCGAAAATGCCGGTCACACTTTCCACGAAACTGGTCACGAACTGAATCGCGACCAGCGCGAAGATCACCATCAGCACGAGGGCCACCGCCAAACCCGCCGAACCGGACGACGGCTTGCGCACGTGCGGAACCACGCGCCGGGGCCGGGATGCTTGCCCGCCCTCGGGCCTGCGCCTTCGCAGGAGAGGAGGCAGTAGTGACGGCTTCGACGCTCGCACCGCCGGCGCCCGTTGGGGTGGGATCTCCGCCGTCGGTTCATCGTCGTCGCCCTTGGCCGTGTCGGTGTTCGCCGCCGCGGAGCTCCCCGCGGCTTCGGTGGCCTCAAGCGCGGTGGCCAGCTGTCGCACTGCCTCCCGGTCCACCCCGACCGGCTTTGAAACGCTGCTCGCGGCAACTCTCGTGGCGTCGGTGGAGCCGCTTTCGGCCGAACCACCCAACGGGTCACTGAACGGCTTCGGCGGCTCGGGGGCCTGAGTACCGTCCGCGTCCACCACACGTCCTCCCCTGATCCGGTCGGGCGGTGCACCGGGGTCCTCTCACCCTGTGTGGCGCACCGCATGCCGTGCGTAGACCAGGGTAGCGATACTCGGCGTCCTCGCCACCCGTCCATTGGGGCGCATTCGATCACCCCCGTGGACACCGGGCGGCGAGGGCGCTCAGCCCTTCGCCTTGGCGGCCGACGCGGTCTTGCGCTTCGCCGTGGTCTTCTTCGCGGGCCCCTTGGCGCGCTTCTCGGCGAGCAGCTCGGCGGCCCGCTCCGGCGTCAGGTCCTCCACGGTGTCCGACTTCCGCAGGGAGGCGTTGTACTCGCCGTCGGTGACGTACGGGCCGAAGCGCCCGTCCTTCACCACGATCGGCTTGCCCGAGACCGGGTCGTTGCCCAGCTCCTTCAACGGCGGCTTGGCGGCGGCCTGGCGGCCCCGCCGCTTCGGCTCGGCGTAGATCTTGAGCGCTTCCTCGAGCGTGATCTCGAAGATCTGCTCCTCGCTCGACAAGGACCGCGAGTCCTTGCCCTTCTTCAGGTAGGGGCCGTAACGACCGTTCTGCGCGGTGATCTCCTCACCGGTCTCCGGGTCCGTACCCACCACGCGCGGCAGCGACAGCAGCCGAAGCGCGTCCTCCAGCGTCACGTCCTGCACCGACATCGACTTGAACAGCGACGCGGTCCTGGGCTTGGGCTTCTTCGCCTTGCTCGACTTCTTGCCCTCGGCGTCGGAGGGGTCCTCGGGCAGGATCTCGGTGACGTACGGCCCGAAGCGTCCCTCCTTGGCGACGATCTCGTGGCCCGTCTCCGGGTCGGTCCCGAGCACCCGGCCCTCCTGCGGCGTCGCGAACAGCTTCTCCGCGATCTCCACCGTCAGCTCGTCCGGGGGCAGATCCTCCGGCAGGTTCGCCCGCTGGGACGTGCCGTCGACCTCGCGTTCCAGGTAGGGCCCGTACCGGCCGACCCGCACGTACACCTGGCGGCCTTCGTTGTCGAGGAACATCGGGATCGAGTTGATCTCACGGGCGTCGATGTCCTCGACCCCCGACCCGACGAGCTTCTTCAACCCGCCGAGCCTGCCGATCGAGCCGTCGACCCCCATCTCCCCGCCGAAGTAGAACCGCGACAGCCACTCGGTGCGCTGTTCGTCCCCCGCGGCGATGCGGTCGAGCTCGTCCTCCATCGCGGCCGTGAAGTCGTAGTCGACCAGTCGCTCGAAGTGGCGCTCCATGAGCCCCACCACCGAGAACGCCACCCACGACGGCACGAGCGCGGAGCCCTTCTTCCACACGTATCCGCGGTCCTGGATGGTCTTGATGATCGAGGCATACGTGGACGGCCTGCCGATCCCGAGTTCCTCCAGCTTGCTCACCAGGGCCGGCTCGCTGTAGCGCGGCGGCGGCGACGTGGCGTGCGAATCGGGGCTCAGCTCGGTGGCCCGCAGCGACTGGTCGGTGACCAGCCTCGGCAGCCTGCTCTGCTTGTCGTCCGCCTCACCGCCCGCCTCGGCGTCCACCGCCTCGACGTAGGCCTTGAGGAAGCCGGGGAACGTGATCGTCCGTCCGGACGCCGAGAACACGCACTCCTCGCCGCTGGCGGCGGTGCCGGAGATCTTCACCGACATCGTGGTGCCCTTGGCGTCGGCCATCTGCGAGGCGATCGTGCGCTGCCAGATGAGTTCGTAGAGCCGGAACTCGTCGGACTCCAGCTCACCGGCCACCTCGCCGGGCGTGCGGAACACCTCTCCCGCGGGCCGGATGGCCTCGTGCGCCTCCTGCGCGTTTTTGACCTTGCGCGTGTACTGCCGTGGCTTGTCCGCCACGTACTCGGCCCCGTACAGCTCGGTGGCCTGACTGCGAGCCGCCGCCAACGCCGACTCCGACAGCGTCGTCGAGTCGGTACGCATGTACGTGATGTAGCCGTTCTCGTAGAGCCGCTGCGCCACCCGCATCGTCCGCTCCGACGAGAACCGGAGTTTACGGCCGGCCTCCTGTTGCAACGTCGACGTCATAAACGGCGCGTACGGTCTACGCGTATACGGCTTCTCCTCAACGCTCACGACCGTGAACTCGCGGTCGGCCAGCGCGTCCGCCAGCCGATGGGCCTCGGCCTCGTCCAGCACCCGGACGTCGGCCGACTGGTCCTTGAGGTTCCCGTCGGGGCCGAAGTCCCGTCCCGTCGCGAGCCTCGCGCCGTCCACCGAGGTGAGCCGGGCGGGGAAGGATCGCGGAGCCTCGACGCCGCCGTCGGAACCGGTGTCCAGGACAGCCGAGATGTCCCAGTACGACGCGGAGGCGAACCGCATCCGCTCACGTTCCCGCTCGACGATCACGCGGGTGGCCACCGACTGCACCCGGCCCGCCGACAGCTTCGGCATGACCTTCTTCCACAGCACCGGCGACACCTCGTAGCCGTAGAGCCGGTCGAGGATGCGTCGCGTCTCCTGCGCGTCCACCAGGTCGGGATCGAGGTCACGAGTGCTCTCGGCGGCGGCGCGAATGGCCTGTTCGGTCACCTCGTGGAACACCATGCGGCGCACCGGCACCTTCGGTTTGAGCGCTTCGAGCAGGTGCCACGCGATGGCCTCGCCCTCGCGGTCGGGGTCGGTGGCGAGGTAGAGCTCGTCGGCGTCCTTGAGCAGGTTCTTCAGCTCGGTGACCGTGGACTTTTTGTCCGGGGTGATGACGTAGAGCGGTTCGAAGCCATTGTCGACGTCGACGCCGAGTCGGGCCCACGGCTGGCCCTTGTACTTGGCGGGCACGTCGGCCGCGCCTCTCGGCAGGTCTCGGATGTGGCCACGGGACGACTCGACGACGTAGCCGCTACCGAGATACGGAGCGATCTTGCGGGCCTTGGTCGGCGATTCGACGATCACCAGTCTCCGGCGACCGTCACCGTTCGCGCCCGTTCTCTTCGTCCGTGTCGATCCAGCCACGCTGTCCCGCTCTTTCGCTCAAGATTCCACTCGTTCGACCAGCCAGTGTGCACGCTGTGCGCTGTCCCTGTCCGCTCAGGTGTTGCAACACACCGGCGCCCTCGCCCGTTCCCGCCGCAGGCCGGAGGTCGATGACGTCTCTCTTTCCACACCTAGCACGTGACACGCCGACCGCCGCCCTCGGGGCACTGAGTGACGGGGAGAGCACTCTTCGTAGGGAGCGCCGACGCGTCACCTCATGATGTGCACCGACACGGGTTCCCACGGCGGGTCGGGGGAAACGACCCGATTCAGGAACCCGGTGAGTCGATCCGGGGCTTCGGGTCCTCGTCCGTGAGCATTCGGCAGGCCGGAGCCTGTTTGCTCGCCTCTCGCAGGGCGGGAACCGTGTCGAGGCCCGCGAGGAGGTCGACGCCCCCGAGGTCGTCGAGGGGTTTTCGCACCGAGCTCACCGCGTCGCGGCTGGCCTCGGCGCCCTCCGCACCGTGCAGTTCCTCCAAGGCTGCCCGAGCGTGCTCGCGAATGTCCGTGTACGTGGCCACGGCGTCGCGGCGTACCCGTTCGGCACCCTCCACCGGCGGCGCGCCCAGGCTGTCGAGGCGGTCGAGCGTGCGGTCGAGGCCCCCGACCATCACCTCCAGCAACTCGCCGGAGGTCTCCGAGGCTCTGCGGGGACTGCTCGGGTCGATGATCGGCATCTCCGACACCGAACGAACGAGTTCGGAGATCGCCCCGCAGTAGTCGTTCGCCCACACGACGGCCCTGTCGGGTGAGGCCTCACCGGAACTCGGCGCGGTCTCCTCCTGCTGCCCCCGTGACGGTTGCGCCTGATCGACCGAATCGCCACAGGCGGTGACGGCGCCCCACACGATCAGCGCGCACAGACCGACCCTACTTGTGAACCGGTGCACCACACACCTCCGAGGCGAACGGGGGCCGACGGCTGCACTCTAGGGCGTCACGGCATCTCCGACGCGCCAGGGCCGGGCAGGGCCTCGACATCGCGTGTTCCCTGCCCGACCCCGTCAGCCGCCCGAGCTCCTAGGCGTTCGCCGGATCGTTCTCCGTCGCGGGCGTGTCGTTCATCGCCGACGCCCTCCGCTTGGAGAGCACGATCGCCGCCGCGATGATCAGCACCGAGACGATCGCGATGGCCAGCCGGAACGGCGTCGACGCGGACTCACCCACCGACAGACTCACGACGGCGGGCGCGATGAGCAACGACACCAGGTTCATCACCTTGAGCAGCGGGTTGATCGCGGGCCCCGCGGTGTCCTTGAACGGGTCACCGACCGTGTCACCGATGACGGTGGCCGCGTGTGCCTCGGAGTTCTTGCCACCGTGGTGCCCGTCCTCCACCAGCTTCTTGGCGTTGTCCCACGCACCACCCGAGTTGGCCAGGAAGACCGCCATCAGCATGCCCGTGGCGATCGCCCCGCCGAGGTAGCCCGCGAGGGCGCCGGTGCCGAGGCCGAAGCCCACGGCGATCGGCGCGAACACCGCCAGCAGACCCGGCGTCGCCAGCTCCCGCAGGGAGTCGCGGGTGACGATGTCCACCACCTTGCCGTACTGCGGCCGCGTGGTGCCCTCCATGATTCCCGGAATCGTGCGGAACTGCCGGCGCACCTCGTAGACCACCGCGCCGGCGGCCCGCGACACGGCGTTGATCGCCAGCCCGGAGAACAGGAAGACCACCGCGGCCCCGATCACCACACCGACCAGTGTGTTCGGCGAGATGATGCTGTCCACGAACGCGTCGCCGATGTCGCTGAGCGCGGCCCCCGCGTCGACGAGCGCCTCCCGGATAGCGGCCGAGTACGACCCGAACAACGCCGTGGCGGCCAGGACGGCCGTCGAGATCGCGATGCCCTTGGTGATCGCCTTGGTGGTGTTGCCCACCGCGTCGAGCTCGGTGAGGATCTGCGCCCCCTCGCCCTCGCTGAGATCACCGGACATCTCCGCGATGCCCTGCGCGTTGTCCGAGACCGGGCCGAAGGTGTCCATCGCGACGATGACGCCCACCGTGGTGAGCAACCCCGTACCCGCGAGCGCCACGGCGAACAACGCCACCGACCCACCGAGCAGGTAGGCGCCGAACACCGCCGCCCCCACGACCAGGGCCGTGAACACCGCCGACTCGAACCCGACCGAGATACCCGACAGGATCACCGTGGCCGGTCCCGTCTCCGACGTCTTGCCCACGTCCTTGACCGGCTTGTGCTCGGTGCCCG
The window above is part of the Saccharomonospora glauca K62 genome. Proteins encoded here:
- the topA gene encoding type I DNA topoisomerase, which produces MAGSTRTKRTGANGDGRRRLVIVESPTKARKIAPYLGSGYVVESSRGHIRDLPRGAADVPAKYKGQPWARLGVDVDNGFEPLYVITPDKKSTVTELKNLLKDADELYLATDPDREGEAIAWHLLEALKPKVPVRRMVFHEVTEQAIRAAAESTRDLDPDLVDAQETRRILDRLYGYEVSPVLWKKVMPKLSAGRVQSVATRVIVERERERMRFASASYWDISAVLDTGSDGGVEAPRSFPARLTSVDGARLATGRDFGPDGNLKDQSADVRVLDEAEAHRLADALADREFTVVSVEEKPYTRRPYAPFMTSTLQQEAGRKLRFSSERTMRVAQRLYENGYITYMRTDSTTLSESALAAARSQATELYGAEYVADKPRQYTRKVKNAQEAHEAIRPAGEVFRTPGEVAGELESDEFRLYELIWQRTIASQMADAKGTTMSVKISGTAASGEECVFSASGRTITFPGFLKAYVEAVDAEAGGEADDKQSRLPRLVTDQSLRATELSPDSHATSPPPRYSEPALVSKLEELGIGRPSTYASIIKTIQDRGYVWKKGSALVPSWVAFSVVGLMERHFERLVDYDFTAAMEDELDRIAAGDEQRTEWLSRFYFGGEMGVDGSIGRLGGLKKLVGSGVEDIDAREINSIPMFLDNEGRQVYVRVGRYGPYLEREVDGTSQRANLPEDLPPDELTVEIAEKLFATPQEGRVLGTDPETGHEIVAKEGRFGPYVTEILPEDPSDAEGKKSSKAKKPKPRTASLFKSMSVQDVTLEDALRLLSLPRVVGTDPETGEEITAQNGRYGPYLKKGKDSRSLSSEEQIFEITLEEALKIYAEPKRRGRQAAAKPPLKELGNDPVSGKPIVVKDGRFGPYVTDGEYNASLRKSDTVEDLTPERAAELLAEKRAKGPAKKTTAKRKTASAAKAKG
- a CDS encoding sodium-translocating pyrophosphatase, with the protein product MSRQFLAESSLQFSGGDYGIVAVVAVVALAALVIGYLLLKEVLAAGQGTEKMQEIAKAVQEGAAAYLNRQRNTLAVFGVIVFVLLLVLPAENLGERIGRSVFFLIGAAFSFFIGYLGMWLATRANLRVAAAARESGGREKAMRIAFRTGGVVGMFTVGLGLFGAAVVVLVYTGQAPKVLEGFGFGAALIAMFMRVGGGIFTKAADVGADLVGKVEQNIPEDDPRNAATIADNVGDNVGDCAGMAADLFESYAVTLVAALILGSAAFATTGHGLVFPLIIPAIGVITAVIGIYITRARAGENGLTTINRSFYISAVISAVLSAIAAFVFLPSSFDGAEGNPAVIATVSVIIGIVLAGVILWLTGYYTGTEHKPVKDVGKTSETGPATVILSGISVGFESAVFTALVVGAAVFGAYLLGGSVALFAVALAGTGLLTTVGVIVAMDTFGPVSDNAQGIAEMSGDLSEGEGAQILTELDAVGNTTKAITKGIAISTAVLAATALFGSYSAAIREALVDAGAALSDIGDAFVDSIISPNTLVGVVIGAAVVFLFSGLAINAVSRAAGAVVYEVRRQFRTIPGIMEGTTRPQYGKVVDIVTRDSLRELATPGLLAVFAPIAVGFGLGTGALAGYLGGAIATGMLMAVFLANSGGAWDNAKKLVEDGHHGGKNSEAHAATVIGDTVGDPFKDTAGPAINPLLKVMNLVSLLIAPAVVSLSVGESASTPFRLAIAIVSVLIIAAAIVLSKRRASAMNDTPATENDPANA